The Cohnella abietis genome has a segment encoding these proteins:
- a CDS encoding THUMP domain-containing class I SAM-dependent RNA methyltransferase, translating into MSKYELIATTPMGLEAVLARELKNLGYHDQLVENGRVTFYGTEKDICITNMWLRTAGRILIKMGEFEARTFEQLFEGTKALAWPDWIPEDGEFPVDGRSHKSQLSSVPACQGIVKKAIVEKMKERYNTEWFQETGARYVAEVTLLNDIATLTLDTTGAGLHKRGYRIETTEAPLRESLAAAMILLSRWRPERPLYDPFCGSGTILIEAALIGFNIAPGLHRSYNSEAWSRIGPAIWEEAREEAFDLMKEDTPLNLVGTDIDRGAIQTALANVRNAGLSKEIKLDVMPVSDIRPDGDYGCIITNPPYGERIGTETEVERLTQQLGQISKQLNNWSHFIITPDKTFETRFGRKADKKRKLFNGQIECTYYQYFGPLPPR; encoded by the coding sequence ATGTCTAAATATGAATTAATTGCTACGACTCCAATGGGGCTTGAAGCTGTGCTGGCTAGAGAGCTGAAAAATTTGGGCTATCATGATCAGCTTGTCGAGAACGGGCGGGTCACCTTCTACGGGACTGAAAAAGATATTTGCATCACGAATATGTGGCTGCGGACAGCGGGCCGAATTTTGATCAAAATGGGCGAATTCGAGGCGCGTACATTCGAGCAATTGTTCGAAGGCACCAAGGCACTTGCCTGGCCGGATTGGATTCCGGAGGACGGAGAGTTTCCGGTCGATGGCCGCTCGCATAAATCGCAATTGAGTAGCGTCCCTGCTTGCCAGGGTATCGTTAAGAAAGCCATTGTGGAAAAAATGAAGGAGCGTTACAACACCGAGTGGTTTCAAGAAACTGGGGCGCGGTACGTGGCAGAGGTGACGTTGCTGAATGACATCGCAACATTAACTCTGGATACAACGGGTGCAGGCTTACATAAGCGTGGCTACCGAATCGAAACGACCGAGGCTCCCTTGCGTGAATCGCTGGCGGCTGCCATGATCTTGCTGAGCAGATGGCGGCCAGAGCGGCCGCTCTATGATCCGTTCTGCGGTTCAGGGACAATTCTCATTGAAGCTGCGCTTATCGGCTTTAATATCGCGCCGGGACTCCATCGCAGCTATAACTCGGAAGCTTGGTCAAGAATTGGTCCGGCGATCTGGGAGGAAGCGAGAGAAGAAGCTTTCGATTTAATGAAGGAAGATACTCCTTTGAACCTCGTCGGAACCGATATCGACCGCGGAGCTATACAAACTGCTCTGGCAAACGTTAGAAACGCGGGGCTTAGTAAGGAAATTAAGCTTGATGTCATGCCGGTATCGGATATCCGCCCTGATGGTGATTATGGATGCATCATCACTAATCCGCCTTATGGGGAAAGAATCGGCACAGAGACGGAAGTTGAACGGTTGACCCAGCAGCTTGGGCAAATCTCCAAGCAATTGAACAATTGGTCCCATTTTATCATTACTCCTGATAAAACCTTTGAAACCCGCTTTGGTCGCAAAGCAGACAAGAAGCGTAAGCTCTTTAACGGTCAAATCGAGTGCACCTATTATCAATACTTCGGACCTTTGCCGCCGAGGTAA
- a CDS encoding ABC transporter substrate-binding protein: MNKRIIMVTALLLVLLSLTVACGKGNNESSTSSPAATESAQQEQPSSEAPKEAAAFKFTDTKGEQTLPAQPQNIATTVTYLTDHMIALGLTPKLTVKSQNEDFPLYLKPFLNNVEVIGEQGKVNIEKLLSFAPDLIITDTNSTEIFDSYAKIAPTAMLENGYLSPSWEEAFRATASAFGLNDKAEQVIGDYTKHKEEAIAKIHDKVAGSTLMVLRIRNDVRYYGDMDYRWLYDDFGFSRPAVFPVTSADNRYEVLSNEKLPEIDPDYILLIKDNEELFNSLQDLAIWKNLKAVKNNSVYQISSDSWFGGYGPNSANSMLDDLDRLFAN, from the coding sequence ATGAACAAACGGATCATTATGGTAACGGCATTACTATTGGTTTTATTATCACTGACAGTCGCTTGCGGCAAGGGGAACAACGAATCTTCGACTTCGTCACCAGCTGCCACGGAATCCGCTCAACAGGAGCAGCCTTCATCTGAAGCACCTAAAGAAGCAGCAGCATTTAAGTTCACGGACACGAAAGGCGAACAGACTTTGCCCGCGCAACCGCAGAATATTGCTACGACAGTTACCTATTTAACCGATCATATGATTGCATTAGGCTTAACGCCGAAATTAACAGTTAAGTCGCAGAACGAGGATTTCCCGCTTTATTTGAAACCTTTTCTGAATAACGTTGAGGTTATTGGAGAGCAAGGCAAGGTTAACATCGAAAAACTTCTGTCTTTCGCGCCAGACTTAATCATTACGGATACGAACAGCACTGAAATCTTCGACTCCTACGCCAAGATCGCTCCAACAGCCATGCTCGAGAACGGTTATCTGTCCCCAAGCTGGGAAGAGGCTTTTCGCGCAACGGCATCCGCTTTCGGACTGAACGATAAAGCCGAGCAAGTGATCGGCGATTATACAAAGCATAAAGAAGAGGCAATCGCGAAAATCCATGACAAGGTTGCAGGCAGTACTCTCATGGTTCTACGGATCAGAAACGATGTTCGGTATTACGGAGATATGGACTACAGATGGCTGTATGATGATTTCGGCTTCTCAAGACCAGCGGTATTCCCGGTCACCAGCGCAGATAATCGCTACGAAGTGCTATCTAACGAGAAGCTGCCAGAAATTGATCCCGATTATATTCTACTCATTAAAGACAACGAAGAGCTCTTCAATAGCTTGCAGGATCTTGCCATCTGGAAAAACCTAAAGGCCGTTAAAAACAACAGTGTATATCAAATTTCCTCTGATTCTTGGTTTGGCGGCTATGGTCCGAACTCCGCTAACTCCATGCTGGATGATTTGGATCGGTTATTCGCTAACTGA
- a CDS encoding alpha/beta hydrolase family protein, whose product MEQLYETPVVYPVSEDDHTGIKALFYRGVPYQGKETRVFAYVGVPQHASLERKVPAIVLVHGGAGTAFSEWVRLWMDRGYAAIAMDLEGQVPFQLKEQEGTTEWPSHSWSGPVKQGVFADYRMPVEDQWMYHAVSAAVLAHSLIRSIPGVDKSQIGMTGISWGGIITSLVAGLDKRLSYAMPIYGCGFLYEPGTGYGLGFAAMPPTEADRFRLLWDPSTYLPESHLPMLWLNGSNDSHFPLSIFIKSYELNKNCNPNSRLSLHHGLGHSYSDAWACEEPYAFADSVTKGNPSFVDIMEVDQQRDWVGVRYASSIPVEKAILYWCRDDSDWRTARWEPIPAQLDEIEGSFTASACLPESGGTFFMNLINDRGWTTSTRVMTDNRKTSILHDAT is encoded by the coding sequence TTGGAACAATTATACGAAACCCCTGTCGTATACCCGGTTTCCGAAGATGACCATACAGGAATTAAAGCGCTGTTCTATCGGGGAGTTCCCTATCAGGGAAAAGAAACGCGTGTTTTCGCTTACGTTGGCGTTCCCCAGCATGCTTCATTAGAAAGGAAAGTTCCCGCGATCGTGCTCGTTCATGGTGGCGCCGGCACGGCATTTTCCGAATGGGTACGCTTATGGATGGACCGGGGCTATGCCGCTATTGCGATGGATTTAGAGGGACAAGTTCCATTCCAGCTTAAGGAGCAGGAAGGAACGACCGAGTGGCCTTCTCATTCTTGGAGCGGACCGGTCAAGCAGGGCGTGTTCGCAGATTATCGAATGCCTGTGGAGGATCAGTGGATGTACCATGCGGTGTCGGCAGCTGTACTTGCCCACTCCCTGATTCGTTCCATTCCCGGCGTGGACAAGAGTCAGATAGGCATGACAGGTATTTCATGGGGAGGCATTATAACGAGCTTAGTTGCAGGCTTGGACAAAAGGCTTTCTTATGCAATGCCCATCTATGGCTGCGGATTTCTATATGAACCAGGAACAGGCTATGGGTTAGGTTTTGCTGCCATGCCTCCTACCGAAGCCGATCGGTTCCGCCTGCTCTGGGATCCTTCAACGTATTTGCCGGAGAGTCACTTGCCAATGCTTTGGCTGAACGGCAGCAACGATTCGCATTTCCCTTTGTCAATCTTCATCAAATCTTACGAGCTGAATAAGAATTGCAATCCGAACAGCAGGCTGAGCCTACATCATGGACTAGGGCATTCTTATTCGGACGCATGGGCTTGCGAAGAACCCTATGCCTTTGCGGATAGTGTGACAAAAGGAAATCCATCGTTCGTTGACATTATGGAAGTCGATCAACAGAGGGATTGGGTAGGCGTGCGATATGCATCGTCAATTCCCGTTGAAAAAGCCATTCTTTATTGGTGCAGGGATGACAGTGATTGGAGAACGGCCCGATGGGAGCCTATACCTGCTCAGCTTGATGAGATCGAAGGAAGCTTTACTGCTTCAGCGTGTCTCCCCGAAAGCGGGGGTACTTTCTTTATGAATTTGATTAATGATAGGGGCTGGACGACCAGCACCCGCGTCATGACTGACAACAGAAAAACGAGCATCTTACATGACGCGACTTAG
- a CDS encoding helix-turn-helix domain-containing protein — protein MKTSHLLRYCGIDSFEVSKNGERVLPASNSHTAILCLGGAGTIGFTKESLNLSPGEAYFLAPGQALTLLADGEPLKGYFIRFEVYSLRVEELHSMKVTEYMDGQIRTGNQKLLAESCDLLLRLQTEALQDGFSGQAELYRIMSLLAEGRTKSQEEVSTDAAIARVSGFMEQNWERELTRKELARLAGFSPGYFSLAFQEHTGVSPLAYLMDIRIKRAKDLLLSGGGVKETAIKVGFNDEFYFSRRFKQKTGFSPLAFVRSRRRSIASVSDPISGSLMALSLLPKAAAFYPNHEQYSRMIRLHSDEEGQGAVWDHNLKLLKEAGPELIFCTDILNERARQQLERIAPTVPIPWLSVDWRQQLLTIADAADQREEGASWLSEYDRRAETVYRKVRSKIGGATLNIWRIMGSEYRIYGGRNAGAVLYGDLKLAATHNLDQISVFDTVSKEALIDYDADVLLIMVDSTAQAARERAVLQSSELWSRLTAVRNGRVYEIETEKLFEYSAWSHDRALSYFMQMFS, from the coding sequence ATGAAAACGAGTCATTTACTACGTTACTGCGGCATTGATTCCTTTGAAGTAAGTAAGAATGGCGAAAGGGTCCTTCCCGCTTCAAATTCACATACTGCCATCCTGTGTCTGGGCGGCGCAGGAACGATCGGCTTTACGAAAGAAAGCCTGAATCTGTCTCCTGGTGAAGCCTATTTTTTGGCGCCCGGACAAGCATTAACGCTTCTTGCGGATGGTGAGCCATTAAAGGGTTATTTTATACGTTTTGAGGTTTACTCTCTTAGAGTGGAAGAACTTCATTCTATGAAAGTAACGGAATATATGGATGGTCAGATCCGGACAGGAAACCAGAAATTGTTGGCTGAATCCTGTGACCTTCTGCTTCGATTGCAGACTGAGGCGCTGCAAGACGGTTTCAGCGGACAGGCAGAATTGTACCGCATAATGTCGTTGCTTGCCGAGGGTCGGACGAAATCGCAGGAGGAAGTATCGACCGATGCCGCTATTGCCCGCGTGTCCGGCTTTATGGAGCAGAATTGGGAACGCGAGCTCACGCGCAAAGAGCTGGCTAGATTGGCAGGCTTTAGCCCAGGCTATTTTTCATTGGCATTTCAGGAACATACAGGGGTTTCCCCGTTGGCATACTTAATGGATATTCGCATAAAACGAGCAAAAGATCTGCTCCTGTCAGGCGGCGGAGTAAAAGAGACGGCTATCAAGGTCGGCTTTAACGATGAGTTTTATTTCAGTCGCCGCTTCAAACAGAAAACGGGCTTCTCTCCCTTGGCTTTCGTTAGAAGCCGCCGGCGCAGCATTGCAAGCGTCTCCGATCCGATTTCCGGAAGCTTGATGGCGCTTAGCTTATTACCTAAGGCCGCCGCGTTCTACCCCAATCATGAGCAGTACAGCCGCATGATTCGGTTGCATTCCGATGAGGAGGGGCAAGGAGCGGTATGGGATCATAATCTAAAGCTGCTAAAGGAAGCTGGGCCGGAGCTTATTTTTTGCACGGACATCCTGAACGAGCGGGCACGGCAGCAGTTGGAGCGAATTGCACCCACGGTACCTATTCCCTGGCTGTCGGTCGATTGGCGGCAGCAGCTGCTGACAATCGCGGACGCGGCCGATCAGCGTGAAGAGGGGGCTTCTTGGTTATCGGAGTACGATCGTAGAGCTGAAACGGTGTATCGCAAAGTTAGAAGCAAAATCGGTGGAGCCACTCTGAATATATGGCGGATTATGGGCTCGGAATATCGGATTTACGGGGGACGTAACGCAGGCGCTGTTCTTTATGGCGACCTGAAGCTAGCGGCTACGCATAACCTTGATCAGATCAGCGTGTTCGACACAGTTTCCAAGGAAGCACTCATAGACTATGATGCCGATGTCCTCCTCATTATGGTCGATTCGACAGCCCAGGCTGCCCGAGAACGTGCTGTCCTTCAATCCAGCGAACTATGGAGCCGATTAACTGCGGTACGCAACGGCCGTGTATATGAAATAGAAACGGAAAAGCTATTCGAATACTCCGCATGGTCTCATGACAGGGCTCTGTCTTATTTTATGCAAATGTTCAGCTGA
- a CDS encoding GNAT family N-acetyltransferase: protein MVDEVTVRTINKDELPELLLLYKHLNKDDPELNVEDLDSLWEQIYSDPNMYYIVVDIDNQLVASCVLVIVPNLTRNARSYGLIENVVTHSNFRRRGYGAAVLKKALEIAWEQNCYKVMLLTSSKEEGTLLFYENAGFKKGIKTGFIAKG from the coding sequence ATGGTAGATGAAGTAACTGTTAGAACCATAAACAAAGACGAACTACCTGAGTTACTACTGCTATATAAACATTTAAATAAGGATGATCCGGAACTTAATGTTGAAGATTTAGATTCGTTGTGGGAACAAATCTATAGTGATCCAAATATGTACTACATCGTTGTCGATATAGACAATCAATTAGTTGCCTCTTGTGTGTTAGTTATCGTTCCGAATTTGACAAGAAATGCCCGTTCTTATGGATTGATTGAAAATGTAGTTACTCATTCCAACTTTCGAAGACGAGGATATGGAGCGGCAGTTCTGAAAAAGGCATTAGAGATTGCGTGGGAGCAAAATTGTTATAAAGTCATGCTTCTTACTTCATCAAAAGAAGAGGGAACGCTACTATTCTATGAAAACGCTGGATTTAAGAAAGGGATTAAAACGGGATTTATCGCAAAGGGTTAG
- a CDS encoding AraC family transcriptional regulator: MNRRDYISRINKVMNYIDNHLEEDLSLASLSRIAAFSPFHFHRIFKAIVGENVNEFVKRIRIEKSAHYLENRSDLSITDIASACGFTSLSTFSRAFSEHFEVSARDYRKNRQHSKNSQVYRKKGQEVLGVESYSEYVATGVSDQMSVEQVRIERLPELHVAYVRNRFGFSKGIFSKEIVDSFSKTEAWLRQNNLDLRKSIEIGITYDNPDITENEKCRYDAAFTIPAELTDSLDHEEVGIQDVPGGLYAVYTIRLTNVSSEEEVIAQLGHVVDYMYGRWLPDSDYLLANRPCLEIYHTELQGAVVILDFCLPVEKG; encoded by the coding sequence ATGAATAGAAGAGACTATATAAGTCGTATCAATAAAGTCATGAATTACATAGATAATCACTTAGAAGAGGATCTTTCTTTAGCCTCGCTATCACGAATAGCGGCGTTCTCTCCCTTTCACTTCCATCGTATTTTTAAAGCGATTGTTGGAGAGAACGTCAATGAGTTTGTGAAACGGATTCGCATTGAGAAAAGTGCACATTACCTAGAAAACCGCAGCGATTTATCGATAACGGATATCGCCTCTGCCTGCGGATTTACCTCCTTATCCACGTTTTCACGGGCATTCTCTGAGCATTTTGAAGTAAGTGCGCGAGACTATCGCAAAAACCGACAACATAGCAAGAATAGTCAAGTTTACCGCAAGAAGGGGCAAGAAGTTTTGGGTGTAGAGAGTTATTCTGAATATGTAGCAACCGGAGTCAGCGATCAAATGAGTGTTGAGCAAGTTAGGATCGAGAGGTTGCCGGAGCTTCATGTGGCTTATGTTCGGAATAGGTTTGGGTTTAGCAAAGGGATATTTAGCAAGGAAATCGTCGATTCCTTTAGCAAAACCGAAGCGTGGTTGAGACAAAATAACCTAGATTTGCGTAAATCGATAGAAATCGGAATTACGTACGATAACCCGGATATTACGGAGAACGAAAAATGCAGATACGATGCGGCATTTACCATCCCTGCCGAGCTCACGGACAGCTTGGACCACGAGGAAGTAGGCATTCAGGACGTTCCGGGCGGTCTGTATGCAGTCTATACGATTAGACTTACGAATGTAAGCTCTGAGGAGGAAGTGATTGCCCAGCTTGGACATGTTGTAGATTACATGTACGGACGTTGGCTTCCAGACAGCGATTATTTATTGGCAAACCGACCTTGTCTCGAGATATACCATACGGAGCTGCAGGGCGCGGTTGTCATCCTTGATTTTTGCTTGCCAGTTGAGAAAGGATGA
- a CDS encoding 2OG-Fe(II) oxygenase, whose protein sequence is MNVKEQSIIHLIGNKMRTTDQEIHIVGKIDEPLILILDNVLSSLECDALVNLAKNRMERAKIGKSHVVSDIRTNSSMFFEEGENVWVKKVETRVSELMNIPISHADPLQILHYKPGEQYQPHYDYFTSGNVVNNRISTLVMYLNDVDEGGETYFPSLHFSVTPKKGSAVYFEYFYNDKLINELTLHGGNPVAVGEKWVATQWMRRQSHRVI, encoded by the coding sequence ATGAACGTTAAGGAACAGTCGATTATTCATTTAATTGGAAACAAAATGAGAACAACGGATCAAGAGATTCATATTGTCGGTAAAATAGATGAGCCGCTTATCTTGATATTGGACAATGTATTAAGCAGTTTAGAATGCGATGCATTAGTGAATTTGGCTAAAAATAGAATGGAGCGAGCCAAGATTGGCAAATCCCACGTCGTAAGCGATATTAGAACAAACAGCAGTATGTTTTTCGAGGAAGGCGAAAATGTATGGGTTAAAAAAGTAGAAACAAGAGTCTCCGAGCTAATGAATATACCGATTTCACACGCCGATCCGCTGCAAATTTTACATTATAAACCCGGTGAGCAGTATCAGCCTCATTATGACTATTTCACATCCGGGAATGTGGTCAACAATCGCATTAGCACGCTGGTGATGTATCTAAACGACGTGGATGAAGGTGGAGAAACGTATTTCCCTTCACTTCATTTTTCGGTAACTCCTAAAAAAGGCAGTGCCGTCTATTTCGAATATTTTTATAACGATAAGCTCATAAATGAACTAACATTGCATGGGGGAAACCCTGTTGCGGTCGGGGAAAAATGGGTAGCCACCCAGTGGATGAGAAGGCAAAGTCATCGCGTCATTTAA
- a CDS encoding family 43 glycosylhydrolase, protein MKIMHVRLFVLGAMLLSALSGCTSSNPSPAAAISSENPIPSGSPFSSENPDSSGDPVSSGNSTSSGNPIYTSIFTADPSAHVWDDGRIYVYPSHDIFPSRGSDLMDKFHVFSSDNMVDWVDEGEILSADDVSWGRPEGGFMWAPDAAYKEGKYYFYFPHPSETNWNKSWKIGVATSDKPAADFNVKGYIEGLPGDSLIDPSVFRDDDGSYYLYAGGGGKSYGVKLADDMMSMDGQLKQFAELQDFHEATWVFKREGIYYLMYADNHSGGNQMRYATSDSPLGPWKNRGVFLDPVKNSGTTHGSIVQFKGNWYLFYHNAEISSNGTLRSVCVDRVFFNEDGTIQKVKQTTEGVPAVGPRSKATEVKYRDLVGESFEKYTATTEFSMKGDNVSIGGGATRTNENVENMHTEGSYIELTGVHGGAGGKALLTVIYASADGGAAFKVDASGDSSKDGYFLSLPGTGGWSTYTGRASRLIDLKANNDNVIRISGGMGGANVSQVIVSLVP, encoded by the coding sequence ATGAAAATTATGCATGTGAGACTGTTTGTACTGGGGGCTATGCTGCTGTCCGCCCTTAGCGGATGCACGTCCTCCAACCCATCCCCGGCTGCCGCCATTTCCTCCGAAAATCCAATTCCTTCGGGAAGTCCCTTCTCTTCCGAAAATCCCGATTCCTCTGGAGATCCCGTCTCTTCTGGAAATTCAACTTCCTCGGGAAACCCCATCTACACGAGTATATTTACCGCCGATCCCTCAGCGCATGTGTGGGATGACGGGCGAATTTATGTGTATCCTTCGCATGATATTTTTCCCTCTAGAGGCAGCGATCTGATGGATAAATTTCATGTCTTCTCATCGGACAACATGGTGGACTGGGTGGACGAAGGGGAAATTCTGAGCGCTGACGACGTATCATGGGGGAGACCTGAGGGTGGCTTTATGTGGGCTCCCGATGCCGCCTACAAGGAAGGCAAATATTACTTCTATTTCCCTCATCCCAGCGAGACAAATTGGAATAAATCTTGGAAAATAGGCGTGGCAACAAGTGATAAGCCTGCAGCTGATTTTAACGTCAAAGGGTATATAGAGGGGCTTCCCGGCGACAGCTTGATAGATCCGAGTGTGTTCCGCGATGACGACGGGTCCTATTACCTTTATGCCGGCGGCGGAGGGAAAAGCTACGGCGTTAAGCTGGCCGATGACATGATGTCGATGGACGGACAGCTCAAGCAGTTTGCTGAACTGCAGGACTTCCATGAGGCCACTTGGGTGTTCAAGCGGGAAGGAATTTATTACTTGATGTATGCCGACAATCATTCGGGAGGCAATCAGATGCGGTACGCGACCAGTGATAGTCCGCTGGGACCTTGGAAAAACCGTGGCGTCTTTCTGGACCCGGTGAAAAATAGCGGAACGACGCACGGCTCTATCGTCCAATTCAAGGGTAACTGGTACTTGTTTTACCACAATGCCGAGATTTCTTCTAACGGTACGCTGCGATCGGTCTGCGTAGATCGGGTGTTCTTCAACGAGGATGGGACCATACAGAAGGTAAAGCAGACGACCGAGGGCGTCCCAGCTGTCGGACCGCGTTCCAAAGCCACGGAGGTCAAGTATCGCGACTTGGTCGGCGAGAGCTTTGAGAAATATACCGCGACGACGGAATTTTCCATGAAGGGCGACAATGTTTCCATTGGGGGCGGAGCGACCCGAACGAATGAAAATGTTGAAAATATGCATACCGAAGGATCCTACATCGAGCTGACCGGCGTTCATGGCGGTGCGGGCGGCAAGGCGCTACTCACGGTAATCTACGCTTCCGCCGATGGTGGAGCAGCTTTTAAGGTAGACGCAAGCGGCGATTCGTCGAAAGATGGTTACTTTCTTTCCTTGCCCGGCACGGGAGGATGGAGTACGTACACCGGTCGAGCAAGCCGGCTAATTGATCTGAAGGCGAATAATGATAATGTCATTCGAATAAGTGGTGGTATGGGAGGAGCTAATGTGTCCCAAGTCATCGTCTCTTTAGTCCCGTAA
- a CDS encoding response regulator transcription factor — translation MINLLVADDDSHIRALLKHFMTVEGYRVIEAKDGLEAVLKLKEGRIDLAILDVMMPGIDGFALCEFIRQNYDIPIILLTAREQLSDKEQGYLRGTDDYMTKPFEAEELLFRIKALFRRYSLVSSDIINLNRIVINRKNHEISDGDSMLLLPLKEFELLAQLAQYPGRLFSREDLIRLVWGVGYDGDDRTVDVHIKRLRQRFVDYQEDFVIHTVRGIGYKLEVPVR, via the coding sequence TTGATAAACCTGCTCGTGGCAGATGATGATTCACATATTCGTGCTTTGTTAAAGCACTTCATGACTGTAGAAGGTTATAGGGTAATCGAAGCAAAGGATGGTCTAGAGGCGGTTCTGAAGCTTAAAGAGGGGCGGATCGATCTGGCTATTCTCGATGTGATGATGCCAGGTATTGATGGCTTTGCGTTATGTGAATTTATTCGGCAAAACTACGACATTCCGATTATTTTGCTTACCGCGCGTGAACAGCTGAGTGATAAGGAGCAGGGTTATTTACGAGGAACGGATGACTATATGACCAAGCCTTTCGAGGCGGAGGAATTGCTGTTTCGGATTAAGGCACTGTTTCGTAGGTATTCTCTCGTGTCCAGCGACATTATTAACTTGAATCGGATTGTGATTAATCGCAAAAATCATGAGATCTCAGATGGAGATTCCATGCTGCTGCTACCCTTGAAGGAATTTGAGCTGCTGGCCCAGCTAGCGCAATATCCAGGCCGTCTCTTCTCCCGAGAAGATCTGATCCGTCTGGTCTGGGGAGTGGGATACGATGGAGATGATCGGACTGTAGATGTTCATATCAAACGACTTCGCCAACGATTTGTCGATTATCAAGAGGATTTCGTCATACATACGGTGCGGGGTATTGGCTACAAGCTGGAGGTGCCTGTGCGATGA
- a CDS encoding sensor histidine kinase, whose product MRSLYFRIFMITLTTIILSSFLGFLVSNIYYHIQLKPQNDAKLITIAKNLQGFIEANPSLRDSYLDSSAALGYEIYLADDQGNEQFYGSPFRELDLAKSALLSVLNGETYHGVAQFPNKPLISGFFDNRLSNSVGIPIQLSGKPYALFLRPDVLLQFGELRSFFAMIVLFTVVFSVILFLLSTRYLVNPITRLTEATKRLAQGYYNIVLPTKRRDEIGQLAVQFMTMSREIERSERSLQEFVSNVSHEIQSPLTSIQGFAQVITKKELPSEERDHYAGIIEEESRKLSVLSKQLLLLSSLDQATETLQKKPVNLRVQLKQVAQAMEWQLEAKELALRLVVPENIVVNGDEILLYQVWLNLLSNAVKYIPVGSSIHISANLDDDRSVISISDTGEGIAAEELPFLFDRFYRVDRVRDRESGSAGLGLSIVQKIVKLHEGTIEVESTLGQGTKFTVSLPHL is encoded by the coding sequence ATGAGGTCGCTTTATTTTCGCATATTCATGATTACTCTTACCACTATTATACTAAGCAGCTTCCTAGGTTTCCTTGTATCCAACATCTATTATCATATCCAGCTGAAGCCGCAAAATGATGCGAAGCTCATCACAATTGCCAAGAACCTGCAAGGCTTTATTGAAGCAAATCCCTCGCTTAGGGATAGCTATCTAGACAGCTCAGCGGCGCTGGGCTACGAGATTTATTTGGCAGATGATCAAGGGAACGAACAGTTCTATGGCAGCCCATTCCGAGAACTCGATTTAGCCAAATCTGCTCTGCTGAGCGTATTAAACGGAGAAACCTATCACGGTGTTGCACAATTCCCCAACAAGCCGCTGATTTCAGGTTTTTTCGATAATCGTCTGAGTAATTCCGTCGGGATACCTATTCAGTTGAGTGGCAAGCCGTACGCGTTGTTCCTACGCCCAGATGTACTGTTACAATTCGGCGAGCTGAGAAGCTTTTTTGCGATGATTGTACTGTTCACGGTGGTGTTCAGTGTTATTTTGTTCCTCCTAAGCACTCGCTATTTGGTTAATCCAATTACCCGTCTGACAGAAGCGACTAAACGGCTTGCGCAAGGTTATTACAATATCGTACTGCCCACCAAGAGACGTGATGAAATTGGGCAATTGGCTGTTCAGTTTATGACGATGAGTCGGGAAATTGAACGTTCGGAGCGATCGCTTCAAGAATTCGTATCGAATGTATCGCATGAAATCCAGTCCCCACTAACCTCTATTCAGGGATTTGCCCAGGTGATTACGAAGAAGGAGCTCCCTTCTGAGGAGCGGGATCATTACGCAGGAATTATTGAAGAAGAGAGTCGAAAGCTATCGGTGCTTAGTAAGCAGCTGCTTCTGTTATCCTCCTTGGATCAGGCAACTGAGACGCTGCAGAAGAAACCTGTTAATTTACGTGTTCAGTTGAAGCAGGTCGCACAAGCGATGGAATGGCAACTGGAGGCTAAGGAGCTGGCGCTTCGTCTAGTCGTGCCGGAGAACATCGTCGTTAACGGTGATGAGATCCTGCTCTATCAGGTTTGGCTGAATCTGTTATCCAATGCTGTGAAATACATTCCTGTGGGGAGTTCGATCCATATAAGCGCGAATCTCGACGATGACCGAAGCGTTATCAGCATCTCGGACACAGGTGAGGGCATTGCTGCAGAAGAGCTCCCTTTCCTATTTGACCGATTCTATCGCGTTGATCGTGTTCGAGATCGGGAATCAGGTAGTGCTGGACTGGGATTGTCGATTGTTCAGAAAATAGTAAAATTGCATGAGGGAACCATTGAAGTGGAGAGCACCCTAGGGCAAGGCACGAAGTTCACGGTATCCCTTCCGCATTTGTAA